From Lolium perenne isolate Kyuss_39 chromosome 5, Kyuss_2.0, whole genome shotgun sequence, a single genomic window includes:
- the LOC139831318 gene encoding uncharacterized protein: MSFISVIEPLNGGNYGSWREKVEMGLALLDLDLALIEACPIEPKDPVRGDKESEDDFNKRVLDHGPKRMKYDLDRAKWDSSNRKCLMVIKSSILEAIRGAIPQCDTASEYLKKVESQFTGSSKAYASTLLRKLVTTKYTGGGVRDHILRMSHMSSKLKSMEMELPEQFVIHLIFASLPKEFETFAVNYNAQPEKWAIEKMIAMCVQEEERIKGQSGDSVNYLSPTKKRNFQSFQSSKPQGKPQWNPPPPKLHGKAQDHQPHEEVAKDTCKWCKEKGHYQKDCVAFLKHLCKKGIPYETDPAKRRKMH; this comes from the exons ATGAGTTTTATCTCGGTTATTGAGCCCCTCAATGGAGGGAACTATGGCTCGTGGCGAGAGAAGGTTGAGATGGGGCTTGCTTTGCTTGACCTCGACTTGGCACTGATAGAGGCTTGTCCCATAGAACCTAAGGACCCCGTGAGGGGCGACAAAGAAAGTGAAGATGACTTCAACAAAAGGGTTCTtgaccatggaccaaaaagaatGAAGTACGATCTTGATCGTGCTAAGTGGGACTCGTCCAACAGAAAGTGCTTGATGGTGATCAAGAGCTCCATTTTGGAGGCTATAAGGGGAGCAATCCCACAGTGTGACACCGCCAGTGAGTACCTgaaaaaggtagagagtcagtttACTGGGTCTTCCAAGGCCTATGCTAGCACTCTCCTAAGAAAGCTTGTCACTACCAAGTACACTGGTGGTGGAGTAAGGGATCACATATTGAGGATGAGCCACATGTCTTCCAAGCTCAAGTCTATGGAGATGGAGCTTCCAGAACAGTTCGTCATCCATCTGATCTTTGCCTCACTCCCAAAAGAATTTGAGACTTTTGCTGTGAACTACAATGCACAGCCAGAAAAGTGGGCCATTGAGAAGATGATTGCCATGTGTGTGCAAGAAGAAGAGAGGATCAAGGGGCAATCTGGTGATTCTGTCAATTACCTAAGCCCAACCAAGAAGAGGAACTTTCAGAGTTTTCAGAGTTCCAAGCCACAAGGGAAACCTCAGTGGAATCCTCCTCCGCCTAAGCTGCATGGCAAGGCTCAAGATCACCAGCCGCATGAAGAGGTGGCCAAGGACACTTGCAAGTGGTGCAAGGAAAAGGGCCACTACCAGAAAGACTGTGTGGCATTCCTGAAACATCTGTGCAAGAAAG GGATTCCGTATGAGACAGACCCTGCAAAGAGGAGAAAGATGCATTAA